CATCAGTGACATCAGTCTGTCCATGTCGGCGCCGGGGCGGAGGATGGCGGGCGGCGTTTTCGTCAGGTCGACGATGGTCGAGCCCCGGGAAGGGGGCAGGATGCCGCCGTCGATCAGAAGATCGACTTCAGGAAATTCAATAGCGATGGCGACCGGGTCGTTCAACGGCGGCCGGCCGCTGCGGTTGACCGAGGTGCTGAACAAAGGCAAGGCCAGCTTTTCGATCAGCTCCAGCAGCAACGGCAGGTCGGGCAGGCGGATGCCGATCGTATCTCTATTTTTTAAAAGCCGGCGATCAATTTCGGGATTGGCTTTGAATATGAAGGTGAACTTGCCCGGCAGCAGCCGCATCAGACGCTTCCGGAAATTTTCGGGAATGTCGGCTGCCAGGGCCTCCAGCATGGCCAGCGAGCCTACCGCCGCCGAATAGGGCTGGTCACTGCGCTTCTTCAAGCGATCGATCTTTTCGATCGCAACCGGGGAATAAAAATTCCCGCCCAGCCCGTACAGGGTGTCGGTGGGATAAACGATCACCCCATCGGCGCGGATGCAGTCGCGGATCTTATTGAAATTATCGGCTTCGTTGATGGCGGCGAAAGGGACGGTGATCATGGATAAAGGAGAAACGGACCAACCGCTTCATTGCAGGCGGACAGCTCTTGTTCGATCGCTTTGCGGATGCCGCCGAAGGGGATGCTTTTTTCGATGGCCTGGCGGATGAAGGGCGAGCCGCAGATCATGTCGATGGGCGGGCGCTTGTATTCGAACTCGTAGGGCGGCTCCTGCCAGCGGAAATCGCCGGGATGCATGTGACGTGCCAGGCGGATCATCTCATAGTAGACCTCGAAGCTGCGGAAGGGCGAGCGGTTCATAACCTGGACCTGGAGGCCGCGGCAGACCCGGCCGGCGAACTTGGAAAACTCGGGCTTGAAAAAAACCGGGATGAACGCCACACCGGACAGCCGCAGCCGCTCCATCCCGGCGCGCAGCCCAACATGGTCGAGGAAGGGGCTGCCGATGAACTCGAACGGCCGGGTCGTCCCCCGCCCCTCCGACAGGTTGGTCCCCTCGACCATGACCGCGCCCGGGTAGACCAGGGCGGCGGCCAGGGAGGGGAGGTTGGGCGACGGGTAGGTCCAGATCCCGTCCCAGAAATCGCGGCGCCGCCAGTGGCGGGCCTTGACCACGGTCAGCTGCAGATCCAGTCCGAAATAGCTCAGGGCGAAGGAGAGGTATTCGCCGACAGTCAGCGCATGGCGCATGGGGACCGGCAGCTGGCCGACCATGCTGAAATAATCGGGCCGGCAGGCAGGGCCTTCACAAACGATGCCGTTGAGCGGATTGACCCTATCCAGGACGATCACCTCGATACTGCGGCCGTTTAAGGCACGCATGAGCATCACCAGGTGGTTGACGAAGGTATAGACCCGGGTGCCGGCGTCAAAGACATCGACCAGGACGGCATCCAAGCCATCCAGCCAGCTCTCGTCCGGGAGCAGCGATTTGCCGTAAAGGCTGCGCACGACCAGGGACATCTCCGGCCAGGCGTGAGACGGCGACAGGACCATGTTGTCCTGGCGGTCGATGAAAAACCCGTGCTGCAGCGACCAGATGGCGCGCAGCCGCTCGCCGGCCAGCCGGCGCACAGTCTCGTAGACCGGGCGGCCGTCGGCGCCGACCGTCGCGCTGCCGGTGACCAGGGCAAAAGACCTGTTACCGACGATTTTTTTGAATGCCAGCGGCAGGACATCGATGCCATTCATTATTTTAGCCACGATC
The DNA window shown above is from Candidatus Aminicenantes bacterium and carries:
- a CDS encoding L-threonylcarbamoyladenylate synthase; translation: MITVPFAAINEADNFNKIRDCIRADGVIVYPTDTLYGLGGNFYSPVAIEKIDRLKKRSDQPYSAAVGSLAMLEALAADIPENFRKRLMRLLPGKFTFIFKANPEIDRRLLKNRDTIGIRLPDLPLLLELIEKLALPLFSTSVNRSGRPPLNDPVAIAIEFPEVDLLIDGGILPPSRGSTIVDLTKTPPAILRPGADMDRLMSLMDR
- a CDS encoding DUF1343 domain-containing protein: MAKIMNGIDVLPLAFKKIVGNRSFALVTGSATVGADGRPVYETVRRLAGERLRAIWSLQHGFFIDRQDNMVLSPSHAWPEMSLVVRSLYGKSLLPDESWLDGLDAVLVDVFDAGTRVYTFVNHLVMLMRALNGRSIEVIVLDRVNPLNGIVCEGPACRPDYFSMVGQLPVPMRHALTVGEYLSFALSYFGLDLQLTVVKARHWRRRDFWDGIWTYPSPNLPSLAAALVYPGAVMVEGTNLSEGRGTTRPFEFIGSPFLDHVGLRAGMERLRLSGVAFIPVFFKPEFSKFAGRVCRGLQVQVMNRSPFRSFEVYYEMIRLARHMHPGDFRWQEPPYEFEYKRPPIDMICGSPFIRQAIEKSIPFGGIRKAIEQELSACNEAVGPFLLYP